In a genomic window of Amycolatopsis japonica:
- a CDS encoding bifunctional helix-turn-helix transcriptional regulator/GNAT family N-acetyltransferase, with translation MNRSADRVATVRAFNRLYTGVIGVLDEGPADAEYSLSEARVIFELAQQEQTQVTDLRKRLDLDAGYASRLLARLEGRGLLTRERSDEDARRQIVRLTENGRKAFAVLDERSVGRIGSLLGRFGDDEQQRLLGAMDTITSLVGERAADPTLVLRPPRPGDFGWVVHRHGALYSREYGWDERFEALVARVVAEYVDRRGDPRQAGWIAELDGERVGSIFCMPAEDGVTAKLRMLLLEPAARGRGVGKRLVSECVEFARASGYPAMELWTVSLLEAARAIYQKAGFQLVSEETITGFGYELTGQTWRLEL, from the coding sequence ATGAATCGATCCGCAGACCGGGTGGCGACCGTCCGGGCCTTCAACCGCCTGTACACCGGCGTGATCGGCGTCCTCGACGAAGGACCGGCCGACGCCGAGTACTCCCTGAGCGAAGCCAGGGTCATCTTCGAACTCGCGCAGCAGGAGCAGACCCAGGTCACCGACCTGCGCAAACGTCTCGACCTCGACGCCGGGTACGCGAGCAGGCTGCTCGCGAGGCTCGAGGGACGCGGCCTGCTCACCCGTGAACGCAGCGACGAGGACGCCCGCCGTCAGATCGTCCGGCTGACCGAGAACGGCCGCAAGGCCTTCGCTGTCCTCGACGAACGGTCGGTGGGCAGGATCGGCTCGCTGCTCGGCCGGTTCGGCGACGACGAACAGCAACGCCTGCTCGGTGCCATGGACACGATCACGTCGCTGGTCGGCGAACGCGCCGCGGATCCCACGCTGGTCCTGCGCCCGCCGCGGCCGGGTGACTTCGGCTGGGTGGTCCACCGTCACGGCGCCCTCTACTCCCGCGAGTACGGCTGGGACGAACGCTTCGAAGCACTCGTCGCCCGTGTCGTCGCGGAGTACGTCGACAGGCGCGGCGATCCGCGCCAAGCGGGCTGGATCGCCGAGCTCGACGGGGAGCGCGTCGGCAGCATCTTCTGCATGCCCGCCGAAGACGGCGTCACCGCGAAGCTGCGGATGTTGCTCCTCGAACCGGCCGCGCGAGGACGGGGTGTCGGGAAGCGCCTGGTCAGCGAGTGCGTCGAGTTCGCGAGGGCGTCCGGCTACCCGGCGATGGAGCTCTGGACGGTCTCGCTGCTGGAGGCGGCGAGGGCGATCTACCAGAAGGCCGGTTTCCAGCTGGTGAGCGAAGAGACGATCACGGGCTTCGGGTACGAGCTGACCGGGCAGACCTGGCGGCTGGAGCTGTGA
- a CDS encoding YciI family protein, producing MPQYAGFLRSQSDSHDHLGPDEAQRVLESYIAWADERTKEGRFVGGGGLSRGGRVLRGTGGEVGATDGPHTEATEIVGGYQVIEAVDLDQAEKIFATHPHLKFGPIEVRKIGERGCED from the coding sequence ATGCCCCAGTACGCCGGTTTCCTGCGGTCCCAGTCGGATTCGCATGATCACCTCGGCCCCGACGAAGCACAACGCGTGCTCGAGAGCTACATCGCCTGGGCCGACGAACGCACGAAGGAAGGCCGTTTCGTCGGCGGCGGCGGGCTGTCGCGAGGCGGCCGGGTGCTGCGCGGCACGGGCGGCGAGGTCGGCGCGACCGACGGGCCGCACACCGAAGCCACCGAGATCGTCGGCGGCTATCAGGTGATCGAGGCCGTGGACCTCGACCAGGCGGAGAAGATCTTCGCGACGCATCCGCATCTGAAGTTCGGGCCGATCGAGGTGCGCAAGATCGGCGAACGCGGTTGCGAGGACTGA